Proteins from a genomic interval of Deinococcus aestuarii:
- a CDS encoding class I SAM-dependent methyltransferase, which translates to MAPDLARRAAEVRERMDDPACDPGTLRRTYARFGTVNALVSGWRRVYRQEIHPRLSRERPSTLLDIGCGGGDVPRQLARWARRDGLRLRVTAIDADERAIGYAAGLPADPDVTFRRALSGDLVREGQSFDFVTSNHLLHHLTDAELGALLRDCERLARVRALHSDLTRHALAYDLFSVGARVFPGTLIREDGLTSIRRSHTRAELAALAPAGWGVRPLFPFRLLLTWAGPDA; encoded by the coding sequence ATGGCCCCCGACCTCGCCCGGCGCGCGGCGGAGGTGCGCGAGCGGATGGACGACCCGGCGTGCGACCCCGGCACCCTGCGGCGCACCTACGCCCGCTTCGGGACGGTGAACGCCCTCGTCTCGGGCTGGCGGCGGGTGTACCGGCAGGAGATTCATCCCCGGCTGTCCCGGGAGCGCCCGAGCACCCTCCTCGACATCGGCTGCGGCGGCGGGGACGTGCCGCGCCAGCTCGCCCGCTGGGCCCGCCGGGACGGGCTGCGGCTGAGGGTCACGGCCATCGACGCCGACGAGCGCGCCATCGGCTACGCCGCCGGGCTTCCCGCCGACCCCGACGTGACGTTCCGGCGGGCCCTGAGCGGCGACCTCGTGCGGGAGGGCCAGTCTTTCGACTTCGTGACCTCCAACCACCTGCTGCACCACCTGACGGACGCGGAGCTGGGCGCCCTGCTCCGCGACTGCGAGCGACTGGCCCGGGTGCGGGCCCTGCACAGCGACCTCACCCGGCACGCGCTGGCCTACGACCTCTTCAGCGTGGGGGCGCGCGTCTTTCCCGGCACCCTCATCCGGGAAGACGGGCTCACGTCCATCCGGCGCAGCCACACGCGGGCGGAACTCGCGGCCCTGGCGCCCGCGGGCTGGGGGGTCCGGCCCCTCTTCCCCTTCCGCCTGCTGCTGACCTGGGCGGGGCCCGATGCTTGA
- a CDS encoding type III polyketide synthase: MPVYLHAIERAVPETAYPQAVIRDILRAQPELDRLGQRLTTSIFNASAIDRRHSVVRDFLGGPQDGPALFYDPATGRMLKPGTGARNDFYTVHATELFVRAARRALEASPGLTAADISHVVTVSCTGFFAPGPDYAVVRALGLAPGVARFHVGFMGCYAAFPALKMAKAFCEADPAAVVLVVCAELCTIHMHSANDPDTLIANSVFADGAAAALVSARSPADGTPALRMDHFETTLTPPGVGEADMAWTVGDQGYDMVLSTYVPDIIESHIGEALAPLFARDPALLGAARGGVERWAIHPGGRSILDKVQGSLGLTDEQLRPSREVLRQYGNMSSATVLFILGELLKEAGGGERVCAMAFGPGLTVESGLLTKFPGLD; this comes from the coding sequence ATGCCCGTGTATTTGCACGCCATTGAAAGGGCCGTCCCGGAGACGGCCTACCCGCAGGCGGTCATCCGCGACATCCTGCGCGCCCAGCCCGAACTCGACCGCCTGGGCCAGCGCCTCACCACCTCCATCTTCAACGCCTCGGCCATCGACCGGCGGCACAGCGTGGTCCGCGACTTTCTGGGCGGCCCGCAGGACGGGCCCGCCCTCTTCTACGACCCCGCCACGGGCCGGATGCTCAAACCCGGCACCGGGGCGCGCAACGATTTTTACACCGTCCACGCGACCGAACTCTTCGTGCGGGCGGCGCGGCGGGCGCTGGAGGCGAGCCCGGGCCTGACGGCTGCCGACATCAGCCATGTCGTCACCGTGTCCTGCACGGGCTTCTTCGCCCCGGGGCCGGACTATGCGGTCGTGCGCGCGCTGGGCCTCGCGCCGGGGGTCGCCCGCTTTCACGTGGGCTTCATGGGCTGCTACGCCGCCTTTCCGGCGCTGAAGATGGCCAAGGCCTTCTGCGAGGCTGACCCGGCCGCCGTAGTCCTCGTGGTCTGCGCGGAGCTGTGCACCATCCACATGCACTCGGCGAACGATCCCGACACCCTGATCGCCAACTCGGTCTTCGCGGATGGGGCGGCGGCGGCCCTGGTGAGCGCGCGCTCCCCCGCAGACGGCACCCCCGCCCTGCGGATGGATCACTTCGAGACCACCCTGACCCCGCCCGGCGTCGGCGAGGCGGACATGGCCTGGACGGTCGGCGACCAGGGCTACGACATGGTGCTGAGCACCTACGTGCCCGACATCATCGAGTCGCACATCGGGGAAGCCCTCGCCCCGCTGTTCGCCCGCGACCCCGCGCTGCTCGGGGCGGCCCGGGGCGGCGTCGAACGCTGGGCCATCCACCCCGGCGGGCGAAGCATCCTCGACAAGGTGCAGGGAAGCCTGGGCCTCACGGACGAGCAACTGCGCCCCTCGCGCGAGGTGCTGCGGCAGTACGGCAACATGAGCAGCGCGACGGTGCTCTTCATCCTGGGAGAGCTCCTGAAGGAGGCGGGCGGCGGCGAGCGCGTCTGCGCGATGGCCTTCGGCCCCGGCCTGACGGTCGAGTCGGGCCTCCTGACGAAGTTCCCGGGCCTGGACTGA
- a CDS encoding GntR family transcriptional regulator, with product MPLPDTPRLPRVLAREEVYARLRDWIVGGTLPPGEVLRDHDIAARLGVSRTPVREALRRLEDEGFVETALNRWTRVAPLDLTQAAELYPVIEALDVLALEQGGPGLTEEHLRRLERANADLAHSLAQHDAARALSADDAFHAVWVEAAANRALAGVLGGLKLKLRRAELAYFGHEARGEHSLGEHTAIVAALRARQWDQACAWLRRNWRGSLERLIAQQGPGTQS from the coding sequence ATGCCGCTGCCCGACACCCCGCGACTGCCGCGCGTCCTCGCCCGCGAGGAGGTCTATGCCCGGTTGCGGGACTGGATCGTCGGGGGCACGCTGCCCCCCGGCGAGGTGCTGCGCGACCACGACATCGCCGCCCGGCTGGGCGTCAGCCGCACGCCGGTGCGCGAGGCCCTGCGCCGACTGGAGGACGAGGGGTTCGTCGAGACGGCCCTCAACCGCTGGACGCGCGTGGCGCCGCTCGACCTGACGCAGGCCGCCGAACTGTACCCGGTGATCGAGGCCCTCGACGTGCTGGCGCTCGAACAGGGCGGACCGGGGCTGACGGAGGAGCACCTGCGGCGGCTGGAGCGGGCCAACGCCGACCTCGCGCACTCGCTCGCGCAGCACGACGCCGCCCGCGCCCTCTCGGCCGACGACGCGTTCCACGCCGTGTGGGTCGAGGCGGCGGCCAACCGGGCCCTCGCCGGGGTCCTGGGGGGGCTCAAGCTCAAGCTGCGGCGGGCCGAACTCGCGTACTTCGGACACGAGGCGCGTGGCGAGCACTCTCTCGGCGAGCACACGGCCATCGTCGCGGCCCTGCGTGCCCGGCAGTGGGACCAGGCCTGCGCCTGGCTGCGCCGGAACTGGCGGGGCAGTCTGGAACGGCTCATCGCGCAGCAGGGCCCAGGAACGCAATCCTGA